One Thalassospira marina DNA window includes the following coding sequences:
- a CDS encoding Lrp/AsnC family transcriptional regulator, with protein MAALDQFDRKILALLQENARLTGSELAEKVGLSAAACLRRVQRLRETGVIERDIAIVDPRVFGKRMTVIVLLTLNSDRHDRYQLLRAELEKTPEITQCDHVTGAHDIVLRVQVADMEEYAAFVDRVLVRPYIKRYESLAVLGHIK; from the coding sequence GTGGCGGCACTTGATCAGTTTGATCGCAAAATATTGGCGCTGTTGCAGGAAAATGCGCGCCTGACGGGAAGCGAGCTTGCCGAGAAAGTCGGGCTTTCGGCGGCGGCCTGTTTGCGCCGGGTGCAGCGGTTGCGCGAAACCGGCGTGATCGAACGCGACATCGCCATTGTTGACCCGCGCGTGTTTGGCAAACGCATGACGGTGATTGTGTTGTTGACGTTAAACAGCGACCGCCATGACCGTTATCAGTTGTTGCGGGCCGAACTGGAAAAAACGCCTGAAATTACCCAGTGCGACCATGTAACCGGCGCCCATGATATTGTGTTGCGGGTGCAGGTTGCCGACATGGAGGAATATGCCGCCTTTGTCGACCGTGTGTTGGTGCGCCCCTATATCAAACGCTATGAAAGCCTTGCGGTGCTGGGGCATATCAAGTGA
- a CDS encoding cytochrome b/b6 domain-containing protein, with the protein MAATVKVWDPLVRIFHWSLVTSFAVAWLSANQIKNLHEIAGYCAAGLIGFRLLWGFVGPHYARFTQFVHGPDKTLQYLRDIPSGKAERYLGHNPAGGAMILALLGCMALLATTGYMQTTDAFWGVAWVQDSHEILANTLLALVIAHLAGVVMASYHHRENLVRAMITGKKRFGTSSDIR; encoded by the coding sequence ATGGCAGCCACCGTAAAAGTTTGGGACCCGCTGGTTCGCATCTTTCACTGGAGCCTGGTTACCTCTTTTGCGGTGGCATGGCTTAGCGCAAACCAGATCAAGAACCTGCATGAAATTGCCGGTTACTGTGCCGCTGGCCTGATTGGCTTTCGTCTGCTTTGGGGCTTTGTCGGCCCCCACTATGCCCGCTTTACCCAGTTTGTGCACGGCCCTGACAAAACCCTGCAATATCTGCGCGATATTCCCTCAGGCAAGGCTGAACGCTATCTGGGCCACAACCCCGCCGGGGGTGCCATGATTTTGGCGCTACTGGGCTGCATGGCGCTTCTGGCAACCACGGGTTACATGCAAACAACCGATGCCTTCTGGGGCGTTGCCTGGGTGCAGGACAGCCACGAAATTCTGGCAAATACTCTGCTGGCCCTTGTGATTGCCCATCTGGCCGGGGTGGTGATGGCCAGTTACCATCATCGCGAAAATCTGGTTCGGGCCATGATTACCGGCAAAAAACGTTTTGGCACCAGCAGCGACATTCGCTGA
- a CDS encoding PepSY domain-containing protein, translating into MLKILAAVVALSSYGFLPSIASADEVGCNAPADQWQKPEALQTMLEAKGWNVKRIKTEDGCYEVYAVDDKGERVETFFDPATLEAINKKDGD; encoded by the coding sequence ATGTTGAAAATTCTCGCCGCTGTTGTTGCTCTTTCCTCTTACGGTTTTCTGCCTTCCATCGCGTCTGCCGACGAAGTTGGCTGCAATGCCCCTGCTGACCAGTGGCAAAAACCCGAAGCCCTTCAAACCATGCTTGAAGCCAAGGGCTGGAATGTGAAGCGCATCAAAACCGAAGATGGCTGCTATGAAGTTTACGCCGTTGATGACAAAGGCGAGCGCGTTGAAACCTTCTTTGACCCGGCAACCCTTGAAGCCATCAACAAAAAAGACGGGGACTGA
- a CDS encoding saccharopine dehydrogenase family protein — MKKNVLIIGAGGVAQVVAHKCAQNNDVLGDIHIASRTVAKCQAIIDSVHAKQNLKNADGVLKGHALDATNVDATAALIRETGSQIVINVGSAFINMPVMSACIATGAAYLDTAIHEEQDKICETPPWYANYEWKRREECEKAGVTAILGAGFDPGVVNAYAKLAVEDYFDKIDSIDIIDINAGSHGKYFATNFDPEINFREFTGTVYSWQNSQWQSNKMFEVKKIWDMPVVGESQTFMTGHDEVHSLSQNLNVPNVRFWMGFGDHYINVFTVLKNIGLLSEKPVLTAEGQEVVPLKVVKACLPDPSSLAPNYTGKTCIGDLVKGTKDGKETEVLIYNVADHKEAYEEVGSQGISYTAGVPPVAAAMLIASGEWDVKKMANIEELPAKPFLHLLNHMGLPTRIKDANGDRDLDFAS; from the coding sequence ATGAAGAAAAACGTTCTCATCATCGGTGCCGGTGGCGTGGCCCAGGTCGTGGCCCACAAATGCGCACAGAACAACGACGTACTTGGTGATATCCATATTGCTTCGCGTACCGTTGCGAAATGCCAGGCGATCATTGACTCAGTCCACGCCAAACAGAACCTTAAAAATGCGGATGGCGTCCTTAAAGGCCATGCGCTTGATGCAACCAATGTTGATGCAACCGCAGCGCTGATCCGCGAAACCGGCAGCCAGATCGTCATCAATGTCGGTTCTGCCTTTATCAACATGCCGGTTATGTCGGCCTGTATCGCCACTGGCGCGGCCTATCTTGACACTGCCATTCACGAAGAACAGGACAAGATCTGCGAAACGCCGCCTTGGTATGCCAACTATGAATGGAAACGCCGCGAAGAATGCGAAAAAGCAGGCGTAACGGCCATTCTGGGCGCTGGTTTTGACCCCGGTGTGGTCAATGCCTATGCCAAACTGGCTGTTGAAGACTATTTCGACAAAATCGATTCCATCGATATCATCGATATCAATGCCGGTAGCCACGGCAAATATTTCGCGACCAACTTTGACCCGGAAATCAATTTCCGCGAATTTACCGGTACGGTTTATTCCTGGCAGAACAGCCAGTGGCAGTCGAACAAGATGTTCGAGGTCAAGAAAATCTGGGATATGCCGGTGGTTGGCGAAAGCCAGACCTTCATGACCGGCCATGACGAGGTTCATTCCCTCTCGCAGAATCTTAATGTTCCCAATGTCCGTTTCTGGATGGGCTTTGGCGACCATTACATCAATGTCTTTACCGTGCTTAAAAATATCGGCCTGCTGTCCGAAAAGCCGGTCCTGACCGCCGAAGGCCAGGAAGTTGTGCCGCTGAAGGTCGTTAAGGCCTGCCTGCCGGACCCAAGCTCGCTGGCCCCCAATTACACCGGTAAAACCTGCATTGGCGACCTAGTAAAAGGCACCAAGGACGGCAAGGAAACCGAAGTTCTGATTTACAACGTGGCGGATCACAAGGAAGCCTACGAAGAAGTCGGAAGCCAGGGCATTTCCTATACCGCCGGTGTTCCGCCGGTGGCGGCAGCCATGCTGATCGCATCGGGCGAATGGGATGTGAAGAAAATGGCCAATATCGAAGAACTGCCGGCCAAACCGTTCCTGCATCTTTTGAACCATATGGGTCTTCCGACCCGCATCAAGGATGCCAACGGCGACCGCGACCTCGATTTCGCAAGCTGA
- a CDS encoding carboxynorspermidine decarboxylase translates to MLHTPYYLIDKAKLLRNMEKIAYVREHSGAKALLALKCFATWSVFDFMADYMDGTTSSSLYEVKLGREKFGKETHAYSVAYSDGEIAEVIENADKIIFNSISQLNRFADQASGIVRGLRLNPMISSSSFDLADPARPFSRLGEWDVAKVEAVMDKISGFMIHNNCENSDFDLFDSMLGDIETKFGSLLSRVDWVSLGGGIHFTGENYPLDKFCARLKEFSEKFGVQVYLEPGEASITKSTTLELSVLDTLFNGKNLAIVDSSIEAHMLDLLIYRENAKVSPNTGDHEYMICGKSCLAGDVFGEFRFENKIEIGDRISIQDAAGYTMVKKNWFNGVGMPSIAIRELDGTERLVREFDFNDYVSSLS, encoded by the coding sequence ATGCTGCACACGCCCTATTACCTCATCGATAAGGCCAAACTTCTGCGCAACATGGAAAAGATCGCCTATGTGCGCGAACATTCCGGCGCGAAGGCGTTGCTCGCCCTTAAATGTTTTGCCACCTGGTCGGTCTTTGATTTCATGGCCGATTACATGGATGGCACCACGTCTTCCTCGCTTTACGAAGTCAAACTGGGCCGTGAAAAATTTGGCAAGGAAACCCACGCCTATAGCGTTGCCTATAGCGACGGGGAAATTGCCGAGGTCATCGAAAATGCCGATAAAATCATTTTCAATTCCATCAGCCAGCTTAACCGTTTTGCCGATCAGGCATCGGGGATCGTTCGTGGCCTGCGCCTGAACCCCATGATCAGCTCGTCCAGCTTTGATCTGGCCGACCCGGCCCGCCCGTTTTCGCGCCTTGGCGAATGGGATGTCGCCAAGGTCGAGGCGGTGATGGACAAAATTTCGGGCTTCATGATTCACAATAACTGTGAAAATTCCGATTTTGACCTGTTTGACAGCATGCTGGGCGATATTGAAACCAAATTTGGCAGCCTGCTTTCGCGCGTGGACTGGGTCAGCCTGGGCGGCGGCATTCATTTTACCGGCGAGAACTATCCGCTCGATAAATTCTGCGCCCGCCTGAAGGAATTTTCCGAAAAATTCGGCGTGCAGGTTTATCTCGAGCCGGGTGAAGCCTCGATCACGAAAAGCACGACCCTTGAACTCAGCGTGCTCGATACGCTGTTTAACGGCAAAAACCTTGCCATCGTCGACAGCTCGATCGAAGCCCACATGCTCGATTTGCTGATTTACCGTGAAAATGCAAAGGTAAGCCCCAATACGGGCGACCATGAATACATGATCTGCGGCAAATCCTGCCTTGCAGGCGATGTATTTGGCGAATTTCGCTTTGAAAACAAAATCGAAATCGGCGACCGCATCTCCATTCAGGATGCTGCCGGTTACACGATGGTCAAGAAGAACTGGTTTAACGGGGTTGGCATGCCCTCGATCGCCATTCGTGAACTTGACGGAACCGAACGCCTTGTTCGGGAATTTGACTTCAATGACTACGTTTCCAGCCTGTCCTAA
- a CDS encoding DUF1348 family protein codes for MSDLRQPLPPFTRETAIEKVRLAEDGWNSRNPERVSLAYTENSEWRNRAEFVTGREEIVSFLTRKWNKELEYRLIKELWAYEGNRIAVRYAYEYRDDSGNWYRAYGNENWEFADNGQMQRRFACINDMPIREEDRKFFWDRSGPRPADHPGLTELGL; via the coding sequence ATGTCTGATCTGCGCCAACCCCTGCCGCCCTTTACCCGTGAAACCGCCATTGAAAAGGTACGACTGGCCGAAGACGGCTGGAACAGCCGCAACCCGGAACGGGTGTCGCTGGCCTATACGGAAAATAGCGAATGGCGAAACCGGGCCGAGTTTGTAACCGGGCGGGAAGAAATCGTTTCGTTCCTGACCCGCAAATGGAACAAGGAGCTGGAATATCGCCTGATCAAGGAATTGTGGGCCTATGAGGGAAACCGCATTGCCGTGCGTTATGCCTATGAATATCGTGATGATTCGGGTAACTGGTATCGCGCCTATGGCAATGAAAACTGGGAATTTGCCGATAACGGGCAGATGCAGCGCCGGTTTGCCTGCATAAATGACATGCCGATCCGCGAAGAAGACCGTAAATTCTTCTGGGATCGTTCAGGCCCGCGCCCGGCCGACCATCCGGGGCTGACTGAATTGGGATTATGA
- a CDS encoding TetR/AcrR family transcriptional regulator, translated as MPKIVAERADVIPVLAEIFRENGFEGASLSLIARETGLGKGSLYHFFPKGKEQMASEVLGEIDGWFESRVYRPLREGDDPAKAIRTMCDEVDAYFRSGQRVCLIGAFALDNVRDRFSLAIRDYFARWQQSLADALMRMNHDARQANDLAEDAVLSIQGALVLARAMDDSGVFSRAMARVAARLNV; from the coding sequence ATGCCTAAAATTGTCGCCGAACGTGCTGATGTTATTCCGGTTCTTGCCGAGATTTTTCGGGAAAACGGATTTGAAGGGGCCAGTCTTTCGCTGATTGCCCGGGAAACCGGGCTGGGCAAGGGAAGCCTTTATCATTTCTTTCCCAAGGGCAAGGAACAGATGGCAAGTGAAGTGCTGGGCGAGATTGATGGCTGGTTTGAAAGCCGGGTGTATCGCCCCCTGCGCGAGGGCGATGACCCGGCAAAAGCCATTCGCACCATGTGCGACGAGGTTGATGCCTATTTCCGGTCCGGGCAGCGGGTTTGCCTGATCGGGGCATTTGCCCTTGATAATGTGCGGGACCGTTTCAGCCTTGCCATTCGCGATTATTTTGCCCGCTGGCAGCAATCATTGGCTGATGCGCTGATGCGCATGAACCATGATGCCAGGCAGGCAAATGACCTGGCCGAAGATGCCGTGCTGAGCATTCAGGGGGCATTGGTGCTGGCGCGGGCCATGGATGACAGCGGGGTTTTTTCCCGGGCAATGGCACGGGTGGCAGCCCGGTTGAATGTCTGA
- a CDS encoding VOC family protein, translating into MPAPVSVDHLAFPARDLAATDDFYSRVLKATLVHAESGYSPSWKSDYLLITFALPDGTRLSFYDWPADNGPYPDDREMPHDVFHIGLRCNSGQDVIAWQNHLFQHRVVYHNEDDGRSRRLFIRDPNGIRFEIFAAEKAKSSHDHQDEARAIYEEWQKIAAR; encoded by the coding sequence ATGCCCGCACCTGTCAGCGTCGATCACTTGGCCTTTCCCGCGCGCGATCTTGCGGCGACAGACGATTTTTATTCCCGGGTTTTAAAGGCAACACTTGTTCATGCCGAAAGCGGCTATAGCCCGTCCTGGAAAAGCGATTATCTGTTAATTACTTTTGCGTTGCCCGATGGCACGCGCCTTTCATTTTATGACTGGCCTGCTGATAACGGCCCCTATCCCGATGACCGGGAAATGCCCCACGATGTTTTTCATATCGGGCTGCGCTGCAATAGCGGACAGGATGTGATTGCCTGGCAAAACCACCTGTTTCAGCACCGGGTGGTTTACCACAATGAAGATGATGGCAGGTCACGCCGCCTTTTCATCCGTGATCCCAATGGCATCCGGTTCGAGATTTTTGCCGCCGAAAAGGCGAAATCCAGCCATGACCACCAGGATGAAGCCCGCGCCATTTACGAGGAATGGCAGAAAATAGCTGCCCGGTAA
- a CDS encoding LacI family DNA-binding transcriptional regulator: MNEKIATIEDVASEAGVSIATVSRALHKPQLVSQRTREKVQHAIAATGYTANVMARNLRLSRSGMILLLVPDIGNPFFAEILSGIEQGASRAGYNVLIGDTQNDPEREATYAAYLRSNQADAMILLNGHLPSPLSQAPQTGAPPVVAVCERIPGSNLPTVIIDNQQAACDATRHLTGLGHTRIAHIAGPAKNILTIDRVAGFHEAMTEAGIRQFAHVEYSPDFGIEAGIRAARQLLQSATPPTAFFCASDGMAIGAIVAAKELGLNVPRDISVVGFDDIHFAANYDPPLTTIRQPRRRLGEQAIALVLERLDKTLPTPEGANAPVIVPTELITRQSTGPCPDKSGK, from the coding sequence ATGAACGAAAAGATTGCCACGATCGAAGATGTTGCCAGCGAGGCCGGCGTATCCATCGCCACGGTCAGCCGTGCCCTGCACAAGCCACAGCTTGTCTCGCAGCGCACGCGCGAAAAGGTGCAACATGCCATCGCGGCAACAGGTTACACCGCCAATGTCATGGCGCGGAACCTGCGGCTCAGCCGGTCGGGCATGATCCTTTTGCTGGTGCCTGATATCGGCAATCCGTTTTTCGCTGAAATCCTGTCGGGTATTGAACAGGGTGCGTCGCGGGCGGGCTATAATGTGCTGATTGGCGATACACAAAATGACCCCGAACGCGAAGCCACCTATGCCGCCTATTTGCGCAGCAACCAGGCCGATGCGATGATTTTGCTAAACGGGCATTTGCCATCGCCCCTGTCCCAGGCCCCGCAAACTGGCGCACCGCCTGTTGTTGCCGTGTGCGAACGCATCCCCGGCAGCAACCTGCCCACGGTTATTATCGATAACCAGCAGGCTGCCTGCGATGCCACCCGGCATTTAACCGGGCTGGGCCACACCCGCATTGCCCATATTGCCGGGCCAGCCAAAAACATCCTGACCATCGACCGCGTCGCCGGCTTTCACGAAGCCATGACCGAAGCGGGCATTCGCCAGTTCGCCCATGTCGAATATTCACCCGATTTCGGGATCGAGGCCGGTATCCGTGCAGCCCGGCAATTGCTGCAATCGGCAACACCGCCCACGGCGTTTTTCTGTGCCAGTGACGGCATGGCTATCGGGGCCATTGTCGCGGCCAAGGAACTGGGGCTGAATGTACCGCGCGATATTTCCGTGGTGGGGTTTGACGACATTCACTTTGCCGCCAATTACGACCCGCCCCTCACCACCATTCGCCAACCCCGCCGCCGCCTGGGCGAACAGGCGATTGCCCTGGTTCTGGAACGGCTTGATAAAACCCTGCCCACACCCGAAGGTGCCAATGCCCCGGTGATCGTACCAACCGAACTGATCACCCGCCAAAGCACCGGCCCCTGCCCTGACAAATCCGGCAAATAA
- a CDS encoding sugar ABC transporter ATP-binding protein — translation MTDPAVSLTGVGQTRKLRLSGQDICKSFGPAQVLHDVSIGLYSGEVHALLGENGAGKSTLVKILSGYHQPTSGQLVLDGHKTGFANSDAGEKAGVILIHQELNLAEQLTVEENIFLGREMTRGWFLDKVAMRSQARSLLDRLQCDISPETRIRDLSVSDRQMVEIAKALSKNADILILDEPTAVLTGREVDILFGLIRRLRAQGVAILYISHKLDEIKAIADMVTVLRDGRHVATHAVADISKDDMARLMVGRDIAQMFPDRVADEQAPVVLSVRNLSVPGMVHDASFDLRKGEVLGFAGIVGAGRTALMEAIIGLRPQSGGTIARNGSDVAIASLSDAKKYGIAYLTKDRKGRGLLLNMDMRPNLTLLALEKFGSPLISRKAEEDALEKAIAAFDIRAADSKTRVGDFSGGNQQKLLLAKVMETDPDIVIIDEPTRGIDIGTKSQIYHFIGDLTAQGKSVILLSSEMPEMLGLSDRIAVMAAGRITGILSGDDRNEHEIMRYATGISDKNGASPYEPS, via the coding sequence ATGACGGATCCGGCTGTCAGCCTGACCGGGGTGGGGCAGACGCGAAAATTGCGTTTGTCCGGGCAGGATATTTGCAAGTCCTTTGGTCCTGCACAGGTGCTGCACGATGTTTCGATCGGTCTTTATTCCGGCGAAGTGCATGCTCTTCTGGGTGAAAATGGTGCTGGCAAATCCACGCTGGTTAAAATTCTGTCGGGGTATCATCAACCCACAAGCGGGCAGCTTGTGCTTGATGGGCACAAAACCGGCTTTGCCAATAGTGATGCGGGTGAAAAGGCCGGTGTGATCCTGATCCATCAGGAATTGAACCTGGCCGAACAGCTGACGGTCGAGGAGAACATTTTCCTGGGCCGTGAAATGACCCGTGGCTGGTTTTTGGACAAGGTCGCCATGCGATCCCAGGCGCGCAGCCTGCTGGACCGGCTTCAATGCGATATTTCGCCCGAGACGCGCATTCGCGACCTGTCGGTGTCGGACCGGCAGATGGTGGAAATTGCCAAGGCCCTGTCGAAAAATGCCGATATCCTGATTTTGGATGAACCAACCGCCGTTTTGACCGGGCGCGAGGTTGATATCCTGTTTGGTCTGATCCGGCGTTTGCGCGCGCAGGGCGTTGCCATTCTTTATATTTCCCACAAGCTGGACGAGATCAAGGCGATTGCCGATATGGTGACGGTGTTGCGCGATGGCCGCCATGTCGCCACCCATGCCGTTGCCGATATCAGCAAGGATGACATGGCCCGCCTGATGGTGGGGCGTGACATTGCCCAGATGTTCCCCGACCGTGTGGCAGATGAACAGGCGCCGGTGGTGTTATCGGTGCGCAATCTTTCGGTGCCAGGCATGGTTCATGATGCCAGCTTTGATTTGCGCAAGGGCGAGGTTTTGGGCTTTGCCGGAATTGTCGGTGCCGGGCGCACCGCGCTGATGGAAGCCATTATCGGCCTGCGCCCGCAAAGTGGTGGCACGATTGCCCGCAATGGCAGCGATGTTGCGATTGCATCGCTGTCGGATGCCAAGAAATACGGCATTGCCTACCTGACCAAGGACCGCAAGGGCCGGGGGCTTTTGCTGAATATGGATATGCGCCCGAACCTGACCTTGCTGGCGCTGGAAAAGTTCGGAAGCCCGCTGATCAGCCGCAAGGCCGAAGAAGACGCGCTGGAAAAAGCGATTGCCGCCTTTGATATCCGTGCAGCGGACAGCAAAACCCGCGTTGGTGATTTTTCGGGGGGCAACCAGCAAAAACTGCTGCTGGCCAAGGTCATGGAAACCGACCCGGATATCGTGATCATCGATGAACCCACACGCGGCATCGATATCGGCACCAAAAGCCAGATTTACCATTTTATCGGCGATCTGACCGCGCAGGGAAAATCGGTGATTTTGCTGTCATCGGAAATGCCCGAAATGCTGGGCCTGTCAGACCGGATCGCGGTGATGGCGGCCGGGCGCATTACCGGCATTCTGTCGGGTGATGATCGCAATGAACATGAAATCATGCGCTATGCCACCGGCATATCAGATAAAAACGGAGCGTCCCCCTATGAGCCGTCCTGA
- a CDS encoding ABC transporter permease, which translates to MSRPDNKALPATTGSRVPFHIDFKAIGPFVALIVLFVLGTAINEAFLSSGNLSNIFTRSSFIGIIAVGATFVITAGGIDLSVGSMAAFIAGAMIMVMNGLVQSIGPGVETVLIGIGVSIVLGIGAGAINGLVSTRGKIEAFIVTLGTMGLYRSLVTYMADGGTLSLDFGVRGTYRPVYYGDVLGIPMPVLVFLGVAIIGYVLLNMTPFGRKCFAIGSNEQVALYSAINVDRVKTLTYIIQGLCVSIATIIYVPRLGSASSSTGVLWELEAIAAVIIGGTMLKGGYGRIWGTVVGALMLTTIGNILNLTDAISNYLNGAVQGLIIIVAVFLQRGDWRRKKN; encoded by the coding sequence ATGAGCCGTCCTGACAACAAGGCACTGCCGGCAACGACCGGTTCGCGCGTTCCCTTTCATATCGATTTCAAGGCCATTGGCCCGTTTGTGGCGCTGATTGTGCTGTTCGTTTTGGGAACCGCCATTAACGAGGCCTTCCTGAGCAGCGGCAACCTTTCCAATATTTTCACCCGGTCATCCTTTATCGGCATCATTGCCGTTGGGGCGACATTCGTGATTACGGCGGGGGGCATTGACCTGTCGGTTGGTTCGATGGCGGCCTTTATTGCCGGGGCCATGATCATGGTGATGAACGGGCTGGTGCAATCCATCGGGCCGGGTGTTGAAACGGTGCTTATTGGTATTGGTGTCAGCATTGTGCTGGGTATTGGTGCCGGTGCGATTAACGGCCTGGTCAGCACACGCGGCAAGATCGAGGCGTTCATCGTTACCCTGGGGACAATGGGGCTTTATCGGTCGCTTGTGACCTATATGGCGGATGGCGGCACGCTGTCGCTTGATTTCGGGGTGCGCGGTACCTATCGCCCGGTTTATTACGGCGATGTTCTGGGCATTCCCATGCCGGTTCTGGTGTTTTTGGGTGTCGCCATTATCGGCTATGTCCTTTTGAACATGACGCCGTTTGGCCGCAAATGCTTTGCCATTGGATCAAACGAACAGGTTGCCCTGTATTCGGCGATCAATGTCGACCGGGTAAAGACGCTGACCTACATCATCCAGGGTCTGTGCGTTTCCATTGCCACCATCATTTATGTGCCGCGCCTGGGTTCTGCCTCGTCCTCGACCGGGGTGTTGTGGGAACTTGAGGCGATTGCTGCCGTGATCATTGGCGGGACGATGCTGAAGGGCGGTTATGGCCGCATCTGGGGCACCGTGGTCGGGGCACTGATGCTGACCACCATTGGCAATATTCTTAATCTGACAGATGCCATCAGCAATTATCTGAACGGGGCTGTTCAGGGGCTGATCATTATCGTTGCCGTGTTTTTGCAGCGCGGGGACTGGCGACGCAAGAAAAACTGA
- a CDS encoding substrate-binding domain-containing protein, with the protein MTNKKRLLGVTLALGLGLVATSALAADKIKIGVSIPAATHGWAGGLNWHAQEAEKDLEKAYPNLDFIIATAKNPTEQANDLEDLVSVQNIDGLVILPFESDPLTIPVQQVKEAGKFITVVDRGLSQPGIEDIYVAGNNSALGEQAGEYLKKRLDGKGKIVVLRGLPTTVDDERVEAFNASIKDSDIEVLDMKYANWNRDDGYEVMQDFLSRFPEIDAVWAQDDDIALGVIEAIKQADRTDEMFVVGGGGMKDIIKRVKDGDKLTPIDVLYPPAMIATAMGLTALKFETKAAVEGRYILGATTVTPENADKFYFPDSPY; encoded by the coding sequence ATGACGAATAAAAAGCGCCTGTTGGGGGTAACGCTTGCCCTTGGTCTGGGACTGGTTGCCACATCGGCACTGGCAGCAGATAAAATCAAGATCGGTGTGTCTATCCCGGCGGCGACGCATGGCTGGGCCGGTGGCCTGAACTGGCACGCCCAGGAAGCCGAAAAGGATTTGGAAAAGGCGTATCCGAACCTGGATTTCATTATTGCCACGGCCAAAAACCCGACCGAACAGGCCAATGACCTGGAAGATCTGGTATCGGTGCAAAATATTGATGGCCTGGTGATTTTGCCGTTTGAATCCGACCCGCTGACCATTCCGGTCCAGCAGGTAAAGGAAGCTGGCAAATTCATTACGGTTGTTGACCGTGGCCTTTCGCAGCCGGGCATCGAGGATATTTACGTTGCCGGTAACAACAGCGCCCTTGGCGAACAGGCGGGTGAATATCTGAAAAAACGCCTGGATGGCAAAGGCAAGATTGTGGTTTTGCGTGGCCTGCCCACCACGGTTGATGATGAACGTGTCGAAGCGTTCAATGCATCGATCAAGGATAGCGATATCGAAGTTCTGGACATGAAATATGCCAACTGGAACCGCGATGATGGCTATGAAGTCATGCAGGACTTTTTGTCGCGTTTCCCGGAGATTGATGCTGTCTGGGCGCAGGATGACGATATTGCGCTTGGCGTGATCGAAGCCATCAAACAGGCCGACCGTACGGACGAAATGTTTGTTGTTGGCGGTGGCGGGATGAAGGACATCATCAAACGGGTTAAGGATGGCGACAAGCTGACCCCGATTGATGTGCTGTATCCGCCGGCAATGATTGCAACGGCAATGGGATTGACCGCGCTGAAATTTGAAACCAAGGCCGCGGTTGAAGGGCGTTACATTTTGGGGGCAACCACCGTTACCCCGGAAAATGCCGATAAATTCTATTTCCCGGATTCACCTTACTGA